A stretch of the Uranotaenia lowii strain MFRU-FL chromosome 3, ASM2978415v1, whole genome shotgun sequence genome encodes the following:
- the LOC129751574 gene encoding uncharacterized protein LOC129751574, translating into MDTSDESDNGAVVTPRIRKKSTTSIERQLRKKLKKSEDEIRALKCQLETKNLLLSSSDQPEGSTDEPNSCNSNSVRENVQDNFRAVRSSTMRESRNGNESLMVSTVGNISLGTMTIPECKPPNEDTEINKQSYEDWKGMLEASLSLMGEPDERTKMCIFRIRAGPKLLEIFNTTVSCQGMADENSHPFTNAIARLDNYFGSKTYMLIQRSKLLNMVQKEQEDNLQYVRRVIAAVKLCGYNDSEELEAIVRTITKGTVDSRVRVLVQRSWINQRSLNELIESIRQNHIEKLNEEEFRKTLGQNQNASIAAVSSGRTRPKFYQNEQSQYRFSSRPYIHNTFPPNRFAANQQYMQSWNRQPWNPRFQNPWHQQYRYPQSWNQQSQNPRNQRTWKPQIRSQIDNGSTSYGNFRGPVKCWRCDSHYHGPDLCKLLLNGVVCKGCSEKGHILRTCPSQKGVNPPSRQIAAVQELDDETEDADNKVLTSNTE; encoded by the exons ATGGATACTTCGGACGAATCCGACAATGGCGCGGTCGTGACTCCACGGATTCG AAAAAAGTCAACTACCTCTATCGAGCGTCAACTacgaaaaaaacttaagaaaagcGAAGATGAGATTCGCGCACTCAAGTGCcaattggaaacaaaaaatttattgctatCCTCGTCGGATCAACCAGAAGGCTCGACTGATGAACCGAATTCTTGTAATTCTAATTCAGTTAGAGAAAATGTGCAAG ATAATTTCCGAGCCGTTCGCTCAAGCACCATGAGAGAAAGCCGTAATGGTAATGAGTCTTTGATGGTTTCGACAGTAGGCAACATATCACTTGGCACTATGACGATCCCAGAATGCAAACCCCCGAATGAGGACACTGAAATAAATAAGCAATCCTATGAAGACTGGAAGGGAATGTTGGAAGCTTCCCTTAGTTTGATGGGCGAGCCTGACGAGCGTACTAAAATGTGCATTTTCAGAATAAGGGCGGGTCCAAAATTGTTGGAAATATTCAATACAACGGTTTCATGTCAAGGAATGGCGGATGAAAACTCTCATCCTTTTACGAATGCTATAGCTAGATTGGACAATTATTTTGGATCTAAGACCTATATGCTTATTCAAAGAAGTAAATTGCTTAACATGGTACAAAAGGAGCAAGAAGATAATTTACAGTATGTACGACGAGTAATTGCTGCTGTGAAATTGTGTGGGTATAACGACTCAGAAGAATTGGAAGCGATAGTTCGAACAATAACTAAGGGTACAGTAGACAGCCGCGTGCGTGTCCTTGTTCAGCGTAGTTGGATCAATCAAAGGTCGTTGAATGAGTTGATAGAATCAATCAGGCAAAACCATATCGAAAAGTTGAATGAAGAAGAATTTCGGAAAACCTTAGGACAGAATCAAAATGCGTCAATAGCTGCTGTGTCTAGTGGCAGGACACGACCGAAATTTTATCAGAATGAACAGTCTCAATACCGCTTTTCTTCTAGACCATACATTCATAATACATTCCCACCAAATCGCTTCGCAGCAAATCAGCAGTACATGCAATCATGGAACCGCCAACCTTGGAATCCTCGTTTTCAAAACCCTTGGCACCAGCAATATCGATATCCGCAATCTTGGAACCAGCAGTCTCAAAATCCTAGAAATCAAAGGACTTGGAAGCCACAAATTCGTAGTCAGATTGATAACGGCTCAACTAGTTATGGTAACTTTCGGGGTCCCGTTAAGTGTTGGAGGTGTGATAGCCATTATCATGGACCGGATCTGTGCAAATTATTACTAAATGGAGTTGTGTGTAAGGGATGTTCCGAAAAGGGACACATTTTGCGTACGTGTCCATCTCAAAAGGGTGTCAATCCGCCCAGTCGTCAGATCGCAGCTGTACAAGAATTGGATGATGAGACTGAAGATGCTGATAACAAGGTACTTACGAGTAATACGGAATAA